GACCGCTCGGGGGACCGTCTTCTACGGGGTGGATGAGTTCACAATGGAGAACCTCCGACCTGTGTTGGAGGTGGAGAAGGAACTGATTTCTCGCCGGGGCGGCGACTTCCGCAACACGACGATCATCATTCGAGCAGACCGCTACGCCAAGACTGGCCGTGTCCAGGAGTTGATCCGGCTGTGTCAAACTGTGGGATTTGAAAAATTTACCCTCCGCGCAAAGCAGGAGAGTCCATAGCATGAAGTTCCGTGGATCCGGCAAACATACCGGGGGAAAGATCGAGCTGATGATGAC
This is a stretch of genomic DNA from Thermogutta terrifontis. It encodes these proteins:
- a CDS encoding ExbD/TolR family protein gives rise to the protein MRYKRGRQIPDAEGDMTPMIDMTFQLIAFFMILINFSEGDQNQLIRLPASELAKPPDTAPAWPITLQMTARGTVFYGVDEFTMENLRPVLEVEKELISRRGGDFRNTTIIIRADRYAKTGRVQELIRLCQTVGFEKFTLRAKQESP